The following coding sequences lie in one Salmo salar chromosome ssa13, Ssal_v3.1, whole genome shotgun sequence genomic window:
- the LOC106567569 gene encoding hepatocyte cell adhesion molecule: MKAEREALSKAIAAPQLLLLWCLLVLSQSGSVEGVNITSPGSLIRGTLGGEALLSVRYSSSSPDAPVIKWQLKRDDKPVTVVQSIGTEIIGNLRPEYRDRILVFENGTLLLHNLKLSDEGTYEVEISITDDTFTGEGSIDLTVDEPISRPYVHMEASSVLELSEHFTLNCSHDNGTNAKYSWQKGGKPLTNETRLQLSPDQKLLTIVRVLMVDDDIYGCVVENPIGSMKSLPIKLTIYRRSSLYIILSTGGIFLLITLVTVCACWGPSKKERQKRQMKPRGLAGLPRHLIEHPDYSQINHAVRVLPKLMTEHERKNPVALYILKKDSPQEDHDSTGNIGLGLPSVPPRSPPSYSSSLPPSSHSPDPPARSSRTYPRTPVSSPPSHHNNKVQSKTSTPSPPRTRSSRRMFRTPVGILPAPQLEEPTPILESNGTTQP; encoded by the exons atgaaggcagagagagaggctctctCAAAAGCCATAGCCGCTCCTCAACTTTTGCTGCTCTGGTGTCTCCTTGTTTTGTCCCAGTCAG GAAGTGTCGAGGGGGTCAACATCACCAGCCCTGGCTCCCTGATCCGGGGCACGTTGGGTGGGGAGGCACTCCTCTCCGTCCGCTACAGCAGCTCCAGCCCCGACGCGCCTGTCATCAAGTGGCAGCTGAAGAGGGACGACAAGCCTGTCACCGTGGTCCAGTCCATTGGCACCGAGATCATTGGGAACCTGAGGCCAGAGTACCGGGACCGCATCCTGGTGTTTGAGAATGGCACCCTCCTGCTCCACAACCTCAAGCTCTCGGACGAGGGCACCTACGAAGTGGAGATTTCAATCACGGATGATACATTCACTGGAGAAGGGAGTATCGACCTAACTGTGGATG AGCCCATATCCAGGCCTTATGTCCACATGGAGGCCTCCTCAGTGCTGGAGCTCAGCGAGCACTTTACCCTCAACTGCTCCCACGACAATGGAACGAATGCCAAGTACAGCTGGCAGAAAGGCGGTAAACCGCTGACCAATGAGACGCGCCTACAGTTGTCACCTGACCAGAAGCTCTTGACAATCGTGCGGGTGCTGATGGTGGATGATGACATCTACGGCTGTGTGGTGGAGAACCCTATTGGCAGCATGAAGAGCCTGCCCATTAAACTCACTATCTACA GGAGGAGTTCCCTCTACATAATTCTCTCCACCGGGGGTATTTTTCTCCTCATCACCTTGGTTACAGTATGCGCCTGCTGGGGGCCATCCAAGAA AGAACGTCAGAAACGGCAAATGAAGCCCAGAGGTTTGGCAGGGCTGCCAAGGCATTTAATAGAACACCCTGATTATTCCCAAATCAATCATGCAG TTAGAGTTTTACCAAAACTTATGACTGAACATGAACGTAAGAATCCAGTGGCACTCTACATCCTCAAAAAG GATTCCCCTCAGGAAGACCATGACTCAACCGGCAACATAGGCCTGGGCCTCCCCTCTGTACCACCTAGAAGCCCTCCCAGCTACAGCAGCTCCCTGCCCCCCTCCTCACACTCCCCTGACCCCCCTGCCCGCTCTTCTCGCACGTACCCCCGCACCCCAGTCAGCTCCCCCCCTTCACATCACAACAACAAGGTGCAGAGCAAAACCTCCACCCCCTCCCCGCCCCGCACTCGAAGCTCCAGGCGCATGTTCCGCACCCCAGTGGGCATACTGCCTGCCCCTCAGCTGGAAGAGCCCACCCCCATACTGGAGAGCAACGGCACCACTCAGCCCTGA